A stretch of the Aegilops tauschii subsp. strangulata cultivar AL8/78 chromosome 4, Aet v6.0, whole genome shotgun sequence genome encodes the following:
- the LOC109756207 gene encoding ABC transporter I family member 6, chloroplastic, which yields MAPPFAVAAVSSSSPLFSSSSSRPILRGHPPLGYISVRPRHRSAVASAAATESAGKLLLEVHGLTASVKETGQQILKGVDLTIREGEVHAIMGKNGSGKSTLTKVLVGHPHYEVTGGTILFKGENLIDMEPEERSLAGLFMSFQAPIEIPGVSNYDFLLMAINARREKDGLPALGPLEFYSVVSQKVEALKMEPKILDRNVNEGFSGGERKRNEILQLSVLGADLALLDEIDSGLDVDALEDVAHAVNGLLTPQNSVLMITHYQRLLDLIKPSYVHIMESGKIVKTGDSSLASHINEGGYKSIASFV from the exons ATGGCGCCGCCGTTCGCCGTCGCCGCAGTTTCCTCCTCATCCcctctcttctcctcctcctcatcccgCCCCATCCTCCGCGGCCACCCGCCGCTGGGTTATATCTCCGTGCGGCCACGGCACCGCTCGGCTGTGGCCTCCGCCGCGGCGACCGAGTCCGCTGGAAAGCTCCTTCTCGAGGTACACGGGCTTACCGCCTCCGTCAAGGAGACTGGGCAGCAGATCCTAAAAGGCGTCGACCTCACCATCCGCGAGGGCGAG GTTCATGCGATCATGGGGAAGAACGGCTCCGGCAAGAGCACCCTCACAAAG GTTCTTGTTGGCCATCCACACTACGAGGTAACTGGTGGTACCATTCTCTTCAAGGGTGAGAACTTAATTGACATGGAGCCAGAGGAAAGATCTCTTGCAGGCCTCTTTATGAGCTTCCAAGCGCCTATTGAAATTCCTGGAGTGAGCAATTATGATTTTCTGCTCATGGCAATAAATGCTCGCAGAGAGAAGGACGGTCTCCCAGCTTTGGGACCTCTTGAG TTCTATTCTGTTGTATCACAAAAAGTCGAGGCCTTAAAGATGGAGCCAAAGATCCTTGATCGTAATGTAAACGAAGGATTTAGTGGTGGAGAAAGAAAGCGCAATGAGATACTGCAACTTTCT GTCCTTGGGGCTGATTTAGCCCTCCTCGATGAAATCGATTCTGGATTAGATGTTGATGCACTTGAAGATGTAGCTCATGCAGTGAATGGGCTCTTGACTCCCCAAAACTCCGTTCTGATGATTACACATTACCAACGTCTTTTGGATCTTATTAAGCCAAGCTATGTTCACATCATG GAAAGTGGCAAGATAGTGAAGACAGGTGACAGCTCTCTAGCCAGCCACATCAACGAGGGTGGCTACAAATCAATCGCTTCTTTTGTATAG